One Acanthochromis polyacanthus isolate Apoly-LR-REF ecotype Palm Island chromosome 6, KAUST_Apoly_ChrSc, whole genome shotgun sequence DNA segment encodes these proteins:
- the hes2.1 gene encoding transcription factor HES-2.1, whose product MSPSISTEASQPLPARSTVAQRKHANELRKTLKPLLEKRRRARINDSLNHLKSLILPLVGKGNARYSKLEKADILEMTVRFLRDLPSSPVKESADSYREGYKACLQRVSSLLPKTSLDQDACQRVNDFVQQSMSATVTPTCLNCCAQSSRTFPQIQQKLLSLKSSFSSRPELQSRSAVAPSRAQSGPQAGSAAMWRPW is encoded by the exons ATGAGTCCCAGCATCAGTACGGAGGCCAGCCAGCCTCTCCCTGCACGGTCCACCGTGGCCCAGAGAAAACATGCCAACGAACTCAGAAAG ACTCTGAAACCCTTGTTGGAGAAAAGAAGACGCGCTCGTATCAACGACAGCCTCAACCATCTGAAGAGCCTCATTCTGCCACTTGTTGGCAAAGGCAACGCACGTTACTCCAAACTTGAGAAAGCAGATATTCTGGAAATGACCGTCCGCTTCCTCAGAGATCTTCCCTCCTCTCCAGTCAAAG AATCCGCAGACAGCTACAGAGAAGGCTACAAAGCCTGCCTCCAGCGCGTCTCCTCCCTGCTTCCTAAAACCAGCCTGGACCAGGACGCGTGCCAGCGGGTCAACGACTTCGTGCAGCAGTCCATGTCTGCCACAGTCACCCCAACCTGCCTGAACTGCTGCGCTCAGAGCTCCAGGACTTTCCCTCAGATCCAGCAGAAGCTCCTGAGCCTgaaatccagcttcagctccagaccAGAGCTCCAGTCCCGCAGCGCAGTGGCTCCCAGCAGAGCGCAGTCAGGCCCGCAGGCCGGAAGCGCTGCGATGTGGAGACCCTGGTAG
- the LOC110954318 gene encoding transcription factor HES-2-like yields MSPNMTCEALQSFPPRLTVAKRKEALELRKTMKPLMEKRRRARINDSLNHLKNLILPLTGRDKTRYSKLEKADILEMTVRFLGDIPPGNSKNSSDSYREGYKACLQRVSSLLPKTSLDQDACQRVNDFVQQSMSATVTPTCLNCCAQSSRTFPQIQQRLLSLKSSFSSRPELQSRSAVAPSRAQSGPQAGSAAMWRPW; encoded by the exons ATGTCTCCAAACATGACCTGTGAAGCTCTCCAGTCTTTTCCTCCACGACTGACTGTTGCCAAACGGAAGGAGGCTCTTGAGCTCAGAAAG ACTATGAAACCGCTGATGGAGAAGAGAAGGCGAGCTCGTATCAACGACAGCCTGAACCACTTAAAAAACCTCATCCTTCCCCTCACAGGCAGAGAT AAAACTCGCTACTCCAAGCTGGAGAAAGCAGACATCCTGGAGATGACTGTGAGGTTCCTCGGTGACATTCCACCTGGTAACAGCAAAA ACTCTTCAGACAGCTACAGAGAAGGCTACAAAGCCTGCCTCCAGCGCGTCTCCTCCCTGCTTCCTAAAACCAGCCTGGACCAGGACGCGTGCCAGCGGGTCAACGACTTCGTGCAGCAGTCCATGTCTGCCACAGTCACCCCAACCTGCCTGAACTGCTGCGCTCAGAGCTCCAGGACTTTCCCTCAGATCCAGCAGAGGCTCCTGAGCCTgaaatccagcttcagctccagaccAGAGCTCCAGTCCCGCAGCGCAGTGGCTCCCAGCAGAGCGCAGTCAGGCCCGCAGGCCGGAAGCGCCGCGATGTGGAGACCCTGGTAG